CGCTCCTTCACGCTGAAGGTCATCCGCGACCGCGTGCGCGTGCTGCTGGTGGTGGGCCGGCCCTCGTGGGACGAGCGCTACCTGCGCGGCCTGCTGCGGCAGGACGCCAACGTGGACCTCATCTCGTTCTACATCCTGCGCACGCTGTCGGACGACCCGGGCGTGTCCAGCGAGCGCGAGCTGTCGCTCATCCCGTTCCCCATGGAGGAGATCTTCGACACGAAGCTGGACACCTTCGACGTCGTCATCTTCCAGAACTTCGGGCACGCGGACCCGTCGCTGTCCATCGCCGAGTACGAGCGCAACCTGGAGCGCTACATCCACAACGGCGGCGCCTTCGTGATGATTGGCGGCGACAGCGTGCTGGGCGAGGGCCGCGCGACGATGCCCACGCTGATGGAGGCCCTGCCCGTGGCCGCCGCGGGGCCCGCCAACCCGGAGCCCTTCACCGCGCGCCTGACGCCGGAGGGGCTGCGCCACCCGGTGACGGCCATCGGCACCGGCGCCTCGAGCACGGAGGCCGCGTGGGCGGAGCTGCCGCCCATCCCCGGCCTCAACCTCACGCAGGCGCGCCCGGGCGCCACGGTGCTCCTGGAGCACCCGCACGTGACGGCCAACGGGAAGAACGCGCCGCTCGTCGCGGTGTGGGACTACGGCCGGGGGCGCGCGCTCGTCATGGCGACGGACGCGTCCTGGTACTGGGCCTTCGCCGCGCACCGGGACGGCTCGCCCAACCGCGCCTATGACCGCTTCTGGGGCAACGCGCTGCGGTGGCTGGTGAGGGACCCGGACCTGACGACGCTGAAGGTGACGGCGGACCCGCCGTCCGTGGAGCCGGGGCGTCCGGTGGGCGTGGTGGTGCAGGCGCGCAGCGCGGACTACCAGCCGGCGCAGGACGCCCAGGTGCGCGTGGAGTTGTTCTCCGTGGCCACGCAGAAGCCGGTGGCGGTGCAGACGGGCGCCACGGGCGTGGATGGCGTGGTGCGGCTGGAGTTCGCGCCGCCGGAGCCGGGGCCCTACAAGCTGCTGGCCACCGCGAAGAAGGGCGAGACGGACCTGGGGCGGGGCGAGGACGCGGTCGCGGTGCGCGCGGTGGGGCCGGAGCTGTCGGACGCGTCCGTGCGGCCGGAGCTGATGGAGCAGATCGCCAAGGTGACCGGGGGCAAGTCGTACAAGCTGCCGCAGGACGGCTTGCCGGACGTGCCGCTGCTCGACCCGCCGGTGGTGGAGGTGGGGCGCGCGAAGGACCAGCCGCTGTGGGACCGCTGGTACTACCTGGTGGCGCTCGTCGCGCTGCTGGGCGCGGAGTGGTTCGCGCGGCGCCGCTTCGGCTACGTCTGACGCGGTGTGGTGGCGCTGCGCGCAATCGCGGGCGCTGTAGCGGGGGCGGAGGGTGCGCTAGACAGGGTGAAACGCCCCTGCCCGGAGTGCCTCGCGTGCGCCACGTCCTCGCGCTGCTCATCGTCCTGCTCCCGCTGTCCCCGACGCTCGCGCAGTCGTTGCCGCCCGACCTGGACGCGACGATGGAGCGGACGCTGAAGACGTTCGACGTGCCGGGTGTCGCCCTGGCGGTGGTGAAGGACGGCAAGGTCGTCCTGGCCAAGGGGTACGGCGTGCGCAAGCTGGGGGGCACGGCGCCGGTGACGGCGGACACGGTGTTCGCCATCGCCTCCAACAGCAAGGCCTTCACGGCGGCCGCCATCGCGATGCTCGTCGACGAGGGCAAACTCCAGTGGGACGACCGCGTGGTGGACCACCTGCCGTCGTTCCAGATGTACGACCCGTACGTCTCGCGCGAGATGACGATTCGCGACCTGTTCGTCCACCGCAGCGGGCTGGGGCTGGGCGCGGGGGACCTCTTGTACTTCCCGCAGTCGACCTTCACGGAGGACGAAATCGTCGCGAAGCTGCGCCACATCGCGCCCGCGACGAGCTTCCGCGGCCGCTACGCCTACGACAACATCCTGTACCTGGTGGCGGGCAAGGTCATCGAGAAGGTGAGCGGCCGGCACTGGCGCGACTTCGTGCGCGAGCGCATCTTCCTGCCGCTGGGCATGAAGGACAGCAGCACGCTGTCCAAGGCGCTGCGCGTGAGCGCGAACGTGGCGACGCCGCACGCGAAGGCGGACGGCGTGCTCAAGGCCATCTCCCCCATGGGCTTCGACAACAACGCGCCCGCGGCGGCCATCAACTCCAGCGTCAACGACCTGGCGAAGTGGATGCTGACCCAACTGGGCCGGGGCGTGATTCCAGCGACGGATGGCAAGAAGCGCCTGTTCAGCGAGGCGCAGTCGAAGGAGATGTGGGCGGCTCAGACGGTGATTGCGATCCCCGAACCGTCGAAGGCGCTGGCGGGGCTGCGCGCGAACTTCGCGGCCTACGCGCTCGGCTGGTCGCTGCGGGACTACCGGGGCTACAAGCTGGTGGGGCACAGCGGGGCGCTGCCGGGTTACTACTCGCGGGTGATGCTGGTGCCCGAGCTGAACCTGGGCATCGCGGTGCTGACGAACCAGGAGGAGCGCAGCGGCTTCGAGGCGCCCTTGTGGACGGTGGTCGACGCGTACCTGGGCGCGCCCGCGACGGACTGGGTGGCCGCGTTCAAGGCGGATGACGACGCGAAGCGGGCGAAGGCGGAGGGGCAGGTCGCGGGGCTCCAGGGCGGTCGCAACACGCAGTCCAGGCCGTCGCTGCCGCTCGACGCGTACGCCGGGAAGTTCCGCGACGCGTGGTACGGCGACGTGACGCTGACGCGTGAGGGCGAGAAGCTGGTGATGCGCTTCAGCCGCACCCCGGGCCTCGTGGGCGACCTGGAGCACTGGCAATACGACACCTTCGTCGCGCGCTGGAGGGACCGTTCGCTCAACGCGGACGCGTTCGTGTCCTTCACGCTCGAGCCGGATGGCGCGCTGGGGGAGATGCGGATGAAGGCCGTGTCGCCGCTGACGGACTTCAGCTTCGACTTCCACGACCTGCGCTTCACGCCCGTGAAGGAGCCGGCGGGCGCCGCCGTCGCGCGTCCGGTGCACTGAAGGACGGGGAGGCGCCAGGAACTCCCCGCCTGGCCGTGAGGCGTGGGCGGGGAGTCACGAACGGACGGGCTACTGCTTCTCCACCACGCCGCAGGCGATGCGGCCACCGGCGTCGCCGGTCGGGTCGGAGTAGTAGTCATCCTCCTTGGCGTGGACGACCACCGCGGAGCCGTCCTTGTCGAACAGCGACTTCACGGTGAGGCCGCCGGTGGCGAAGGTGTCGAACTTCACCTTGCCCTCCGGGTCCACGTAGAGGTTGGGCAGGTCGCCGTGGTGCTTGCCCTTGGAGGCCATGATGCCGTGGGCCTTCTTCGTCGGGTTGAAGTGGCCGCCCGCCGTCTTGAAGTCCGGCGCCTCGCACTTGCCCACCTCGTGGATGTGGATGGCGTGCTCGCCCGGCGTCAGGCCGCTCAAGGTGCCCTTGATGATGACCCCCTGGGCCGTCTGCTCGAGGGTGATTTCACCCACGTCCTTGCCCTGGGCGTCCCGCATCACCGCCTTGGCCGTCTCGCCCTTCTTGGGCGCCGGCTGCTTCGGCGTCACCGCGGTGGCGGGGGGCTGCTCCGCCGGCGCGGGGGACGCCGCCTGGGGCGCCTGGGCCAGCGCGGTGGCGGTGGTGGTGAGGACGGCGGCGGTCAGCAGCGCTCGAATCTTCATGAGGGTGTCCTTCCTCCTGAGGGGATGTGTGCTCAGCGACGGGAGGACACTAGCGGTTGTTCAAGCGGCCCGGTGGGAAACCCCACGGGCCGCCCGACGCCGGATGTTCACTGCTGAGACTCTGGCGTCACCAGGGGGACCGGCACCACGCGTGAAGCGCCGAACGCGGGCGCCCAGTGCCGTTGCACGTCGGCGCTGTTGAGGAACCGCACGATGGCCTGGAACGCGGCCCGCGGGCCTCCCAGCGTCTCCGCCCACTCCAGCCCGCGCGGCGACAGGTTGGGCACCAGCGGGCCCAGTTCGTCCGCGGACTCCACCGAGCGTGTGACCCGCAGCCCCTCGTCCCGCAGCCGCTGGGGCACGTACAACGGCGCGAAGCGCGCGTGCCGGTGGTCGTGGACGCAGCCCTCCTCCTCCAGCAGCGCCGCGGACAGGGGCAGCTCCCGCACGTTGAAGAGCAGCTTCACCGCGCCGACGTGCGGGTCGTACGGCCCCCGCAGCCGGTGGTCGCCGCGCGGGATGAGCCGCCGGTCCAGGTAGCAGTAGGCCCGCGCCTCCGGTGGCAGCGTGCCCCGGTGGCGCGCGCCGCCATAGCGGAAGAAGGGGCGCAGGTGCCGCGCGTCCACCTCCAGCGGCGCGCCCACCTTGAGCGCCCGCAGCTTGGGCAAGAGCTCCTCCGGCAGCCCATGCGCGCGCGCGAACTCGGGCAGGGAGTCCTCGGTCGCGGCGGCGAAGGCGCGGATGCGCTCGAGCAGCCGCTCCGGGTCCGCGTCCACCAGCAGTTCGTCGAAGCGCGTCTTCACGCCGGGCAGGCTCACCGGGACGAGCGTGGTGAGCGGCTCGCCGAGCGCGCTCCACCGCGCGTCCAGCGCGCTGGCCTCCGGCGCGGTCGGCGCCAACCTCCACTCCGGCGCCTCCGGCGTGAAGTGCTGCGTGGCGCCGCGACGCTCGAAGCGCGGCGGGTCCATGTGGCCGGGAATCGAGGACCACACGGTGATGCAGGTGCGCACCTGGGTGCCCGCGAACGCGCCGGGGCCCAGGTCCACCACCTCCCGCAGGGAGAGCGTGCGTGTGAGGGATTGGCGCAGCGGCGCGTAGAGAAAGGCATCCAGCAGGCTCGCGGGCGTGATGAAGGCGAGCACGCCGGGGCGCGTGGCGAGTCTTTGCGCCGCCACCAGCAGGAAGAAGGCGAAGTCGTCCCGCAGGCTGGTGCCGGGCGGGAGCGCGAACGGGAGCAGCGCCCGCAGCTTCGCGTAGGCATTGGGGTCCTTCAGCACGGGCGAGGTGCCATTGTAGGGCGGATTGCCCACCCACAGCTCGCGGTGGTCCGGAGGCACCGTGGCGAGGAAGGGGTCCAGCCCCGCGCGCAGCGCGTCGCCCTCGCGCACCTCCGCGCTTGGCACTCGAGCCTGACACAGCCGCGCGACGGCTGGGTCGAGCTCGAGCCCGCAGAGTCGGGCGCCGGGCCAGAGCTTGGCGGCGGCCGAGAGAAACGCTCCGGCCCCGCAGGCCGGATCGATGACAGTGAGTGGCCCGTCCCCCAGGTGCGCCATCGCGAGCGATAGCGTTCTTTCCACCAGCGGTGCGGGAGTGAAGAACGCCCCCACCGCCTTACGGTCCAGCCCGGGGAACTGGTGGACGAGCTTTTCCTCGTCGACGTCCAGAATCCTATTCGCTGCGCGTGGCATCGGGGACCCATCCTAGCCACCACGCTTGCGCCCAGTATCCCGTGGGCTGTGTTTCAAGCGCCGCCTGTGTGCGGATGTGATGTCCCAATCAATTCACATGCCCGGGAGTCT
This sequence is a window from Myxococcus stipitatus. Protein-coding genes within it:
- a CDS encoding glutamine amidotransferase codes for the protein MNSPTFNAWKLVSLSPLPTWALVALALGLVLGVVLAAWGVRREPSRARRVLLWTLRLAAGVAALFFLLEPGIRHLQVARMKNRVAVLVDRSASMDFPSEPNGPTRSAQVAAFLEKAGPALAGLQDRFTVELYGFDPELAPVTAASLAKDPPRAGATDLLAALRSSAGAGQGSRKLSGVLLFSDGADNTELKAGVVGRARAALADLGVPVSTFTVGQEALKDLAIEGLKVDDFAFVRNSLTVEAEVHGRGFRGQEVPVVLGQEGKTVASKTVRFETNDDVKQVSFTFTPDQTGRFVYTVSVPTFPDEAVADNNSRSFTLKVIRDRVRVLLVVGRPSWDERYLRGLLRQDANVDLISFYILRTLSDDPGVSSERELSLIPFPMEEIFDTKLDTFDVVIFQNFGHADPSLSIAEYERNLERYIHNGGAFVMIGGDSVLGEGRATMPTLMEALPVAAAGPANPEPFTARLTPEGLRHPVTAIGTGASSTEAAWAELPPIPGLNLTQARPGATVLLEHPHVTANGKNAPLVAVWDYGRGRALVMATDASWYWAFAAHRDGSPNRAYDRFWGNALRWLVRDPDLTTLKVTADPPSVEPGRPVGVVVQARSADYQPAQDAQVRVELFSVATQKPVAVQTGATGVDGVVRLEFAPPEPGPYKLLATAKKGETDLGRGEDAVAVRAVGPELSDASVRPELMEQIAKVTGGKSYKLPQDGLPDVPLLDPPVVEVGRAKDQPLWDRWYYLVALVALLGAEWFARRRFGYV
- a CDS encoding serine hydrolase, whose protein sequence is MRHVLALLIVLLPLSPTLAQSLPPDLDATMERTLKTFDVPGVALAVVKDGKVVLAKGYGVRKLGGTAPVTADTVFAIASNSKAFTAAAIAMLVDEGKLQWDDRVVDHLPSFQMYDPYVSREMTIRDLFVHRSGLGLGAGDLLYFPQSTFTEDEIVAKLRHIAPATSFRGRYAYDNILYLVAGKVIEKVSGRHWRDFVRERIFLPLGMKDSSTLSKALRVSANVATPHAKADGVLKAISPMGFDNNAPAAAINSSVNDLAKWMLTQLGRGVIPATDGKKRLFSEAQSKEMWAAQTVIAIPEPSKALAGLRANFAAYALGWSLRDYRGYKLVGHSGALPGYYSRVMLVPELNLGIAVLTNQEERSGFEAPLWTVVDAYLGAPATDWVAAFKADDDAKRAKAEGQVAGLQGGRNTQSRPSLPLDAYAGKFRDAWYGDVTLTREGEKLVMRFSRTPGLVGDLEHWQYDTFVARWRDRSLNADAFVSFTLEPDGALGEMRMKAVSPLTDFSFDFHDLRFTPVKEPAGAAVARPVH
- a CDS encoding superoxide dismutase family protein; the protein is MKIRALLTAAVLTTTATALAQAPQAASPAPAEQPPATAVTPKQPAPKKGETAKAVMRDAQGKDVGEITLEQTAQGVIIKGTLSGLTPGEHAIHIHEVGKCEAPDFKTAGGHFNPTKKAHGIMASKGKHHGDLPNLYVDPEGKVKFDTFATGGLTVKSLFDKDGSAVVVHAKEDDYYSDPTGDAGGRIACGVVEKQ
- a CDS encoding HsdM family class I SAM-dependent methyltransferase — protein: MPRAANRILDVDEEKLVHQFPGLDRKAVGAFFTPAPLVERTLSLAMAHLGDGPLTVIDPACGAGAFLSAAAKLWPGARLCGLELDPAVARLCQARVPSAEVREGDALRAGLDPFLATVPPDHRELWVGNPPYNGTSPVLKDPNAYAKLRALLPFALPPGTSLRDDFAFFLLVAAQRLATRPGVLAFITPASLLDAFLYAPLRQSLTRTLSLREVVDLGPGAFAGTQVRTCITVWSSIPGHMDPPRFERRGATQHFTPEAPEWRLAPTAPEASALDARWSALGEPLTTLVPVSLPGVKTRFDELLVDADPERLLERIRAFAAATEDSLPEFARAHGLPEELLPKLRALKVGAPLEVDARHLRPFFRYGGARHRGTLPPEARAYCYLDRRLIPRGDHRLRGPYDPHVGAVKLLFNVRELPLSAALLEEEGCVHDHRHARFAPLYVPQRLRDEGLRVTRSVESADELGPLVPNLSPRGLEWAETLGGPRAAFQAIVRFLNSADVQRHWAPAFGASRVVPVPLVTPESQQ